The Methylomusa anaerophila genome has a segment encoding these proteins:
- a CDS encoding RpnC/YadD family protein, protein MGWRYVTFGALCGIMGRSEMICEGGEGLPRFDIPIKRLVERRAADWVRFIYPEARPDSVRSMAKELTPKAQSRLDEVFAVTTPAGEAIVHFEIQGYHDPAFPARMLRYQADIWELYYDRRPRYAAGTSGSGVLFSGA, encoded by the coding sequence TTGGGGTGGCGCTATGTAACTTTCGGCGCGTTATGTGGTATAATGGGACGTAGTGAGATGATTTGTGAAGGTGGTGAGGGATTGCCACGGTTTGACATTCCGATTAAACGCCTGGTAGAACGCCGGGCAGCGGATTGGGTACGGTTTATTTACCCGGAGGCCAGGCCGGACAGTGTCCGGTCAATGGCAAAGGAGTTGACCCCGAAAGCGCAGTCCCGGCTAGACGAAGTGTTTGCCGTCACGACGCCGGCGGGAGAGGCGATTGTCCATTTTGAGATTCAGGGCTATCATGATCCGGCTTTTCCGGCCCGGATGCTCAGGTATCAGGCGGACATTTGGGAGCTATACTATGACCGCCGGCCAAGGTACGCCGCCGGTACATCAGGCAGCGGTGTTCTTTTTTCCGGAGCATGA